TGCCTCGACGACTTCAGGCAACGGACGGCTGATGGTGAATTCGCGCAAGACCGTCTGCTCGCGCAGCCCGATGCGACCATGACGATCCATGTTGGCGAGCAAATAGCGCAGGCCGAGAGACGCGTGGATATACTTGGCGTTGAGGGTGCAGAGAATAATGGCAGGCGGCGGCATCCCCGCATTTTGACATCGTCGTGACCGGCCAAGGCAGGGCGGTCCTTATATTTGGCCCGATAATCACCACGCAAGGTGGCCCTCGACCGCTAACCGGCCGAGTCTTTTCCCGTTCCCGAGAGCAGCGCGCACAGCGTCTGTCGCAAGCGCCACGGGCGAACCGGCTTGTGCAACAGGACCAACCCGCTCTCTGCTGCAGCCTGCATGGCACCTTCACTGGTATCGCCAGTCATCAGCAGCGCCGGGAGATTTGGGCCAAGGTGGGCGCGCAGATAACCGACGACATCGATGCCGCTTTCGGTCTCCGACAAGCCGAAATCCGAAATAATCGCATCGACTTCGACCCCCAGTTCCTCGATCTGGGCCAGGACACTAGCACCGGAATCGCCGGAAATGACGGCGCACCCCCAGTTTTCCAGCAGTGAATGCAAGCCGTCACGGATCAAGGTTTCGTTTTCGACAACGACAATCCGCCGGTTATCCAGGTCATAGGGCGAAATGCCATCAGCACTGGTGCGCAGGGGGCGTTTCGATGGGGCAGCATCACTGATCGGCAGACTGATGGCAAAGCACGATCCGCGCTTGGGAACCGAGCGAACGGAGACTTCTGCATCAAGCAAGCGGGCAGCACGGTCAACAATGGCCAGCCCAAGCCCCAGTCCCTGTTGCCGATCCCGGTGCTGATTACCGACCTGGACGAACTCCTCGAAAATGTTGTCCTGATCGGCTTCGCTGATCCCGATCCCGGTGTCCCACACTTCGATATGGAGATTCTGCCCACGCCGCCGACAGCCGATCAGCACCTTGCCAGTCGGCGTATATTGCAGGGCGTTTGACAGAAAATTCCGCAAAATGCGACCGAGCAGCATGGCATCGGTATCCACACACAGCCGACAGCCGACCACGCGCAGCTCCAGTCCCTTGCGTTCAGCCAGAGGGCCATATTCACGCTGCAGATCGTTTAACAAGTCGCCGACCGACAGCACTGCGTGCTGCGGCTTGAGCGTACTGGCATCGAGCCGGGAAACATCGAGCAGCGCACTGAGCAGACCCGAAACGGCGCCAACCGCCTGCTGTGCCTTGGCGAAATATTCTTCGCCCTTGGCTGTCAGCGTCATTTCCGGCCGCAGCAGTTCCTGAAACAAGGCGATAGCCTGCACCGGCTGACGCAGGTCATGGCTCGCCGAGGCAAGAAACTTCGCTTTTGCCTTTCCCGCCTCTTCGGCAATCTGTCGCTGGTGCGCCAGTTCCCGGGCAAGAAATTCGTTCTTGAACCGCAGATGCAACGATTCGTTGAATGCGGCATGACGCTTGCCGCCCTGCCAGAGCAGGACGGGCACGAAAATACCCAGCATGAGGCCGAGAATCAGGTGCAGCTGATCGCCAGCCAAAAGGTACCAGAGCGCCAGCGGTATCAAGGAGGTACAAATGAAGGCGCGCGACGGACGAAAATAGGCAAACCCCTCGGAGGCCGCTGCCGATGCGGAAATGGCGGCGACAGTCAGGATGAAAAACTGGTACGGCAAGGGTAAATGGGCGGTCATCGCCGTGTTGGCGAAACCCCAGGCCGTGCCGTTGAGGGCGGCGCCCAGAGTCTGGCCCAGGCCCCACTGGGCAGAGGTTCGGCTGGATGGGGCACGATGATAGGCAACTATCCCCCGGGCTCGCCAGACAGTAACGCCACCGGCCAGCGCCAGTGCGGGCCCCCAGGTCCACCATGGCACAAGGCTTTCGACCAGCAAGGCGAGCAGGCACAGAATGACAATGCCGGCCAGATTCTGGGCATTGGTTTCGCGGAAAAAGGCCTTGATCTGCTCAGCAGCAATGGCATCGGCTGTTGCCATCGAGTGAAATTCATTGGGCATGTGACCGATTATCTATCATCGTGCCAATGATGCAAGCCGGCTGGCGGTAAAATGCCCCCTTGTCGACCTTTATCGCGCCCATGTCCCGCACTTTTGCCGAACCCGGCTTTTTCCCCGTCTGGCGTCGCAATTTTCTTGTCTGGCGCAAGCTCGCCCTGCCGTCGATTCTCGGCAACCTGGCTGACCCGCTGATCTATATGCTCGGCCTGGGCTACGGCCTGGGAGCCATGCTCCCCAGTATCGAGGGTCAGCCTTACATCGCCTTCCTGGCAGCCGGCTCTGTCTGCGCCTCGACGATGAACGCGGCGACCTTCGAGGCACTGTACTCGGCCTTTTCCCGCATGCACGTCCAGAAAACCTGGGAAGCCATCCTCAATACGCCGCTTGGCCTCGCTGATGTCGTCGCCGGAGAATTGTTCTGGGCAGCCACCAAATCGCTGTTTTCCGGTGCCGCCATCCTCGTCGTCATTACCGCCATGGGCCTGACCCACGGCCCGCTCATGCTCTGGGCGCTACCGGCCATCGTCCTGACCGGCCTGGCCTTTGCCGCGCTCGGCCTGATCTGGAACGCGCTGGCCCCGTCCTACGATTTCTTCATGTACTACTTCACCCTGTTCATCACCCCGATGACCCTTATTTCCGGCGTGTTCTTCCCGACTGACCAGCTCCCCGCATGGCTCGCCATGATCGGTGCCTGGCTGCCGCTGGCCCAGGGTGTCGCCTTGGTCCGCCCGCTACTGGCCGGCCAGGTACCTGCCAACGCCCTGATCCACGTCCTGGCCCTGCTGGTTACCGCGGCAATTGCCTTCAGTATCGCCTTGCATCTAACCCGTCGGCGACTGCTCAAGTAAAATTGACCAATGGAACCTTTGCTCGTCATCACCAACTGCCCCGATGAACAATCGGCCAACGCCATCGCGCTTGCCACCGTCGATGAGGGACTGGCTGCCTGCGTTAACATTTTGCCGCGCATCCAGTCGGTCTACCGCTGGCAGGGAAAGGTCGAGTCGGCCACCGAAGTACCGCTTTTTTTCAAGTCGACAGCCGCCAACTACCCGGCGCTTGAAGCCAGAATCCGCCAACTCCATCCCTATGAACTGCCTGAAATAATTGCCCTGCCAGTTAGCCACGGCTTGCCTGCCTATCTGAACTGGATGGCGGCGGAAACGATCCAATGACCATGCGCCTCTTATTCCTCATCTTTTCCCTGTTCATCGGACTCGTCCAGGCCGAGGAATTCCTTGATCCGGCCGTTGCCTTCAAGCCATCGGTCAAAGCCCTTGATGGCCAGACCCTCGAAGTCAGCTACGAGATCGCCAAGGGCTATTACCTCTACCGCGACAAGTTCCGCTTTGCCGTCGAAGGCGATGCGGCCACGCTTGGCACACCGTCCTTGCCCAAGGGCAAGGAACATAACGACGAGAATTTCGGCAAGGTCGAGGTGTATTACAAGGCCGTCGCCATCCGCATTCCTGTCGTGCGCACCAGTTCCGGTCCGCTCCCCCTGAAACTCCGTGTCACCGGGCAAGGCTGTGCCGATGCCGGTGTTTGCTACCCTCCGCAAACTCAAACCCTCAGTGTCGATCTGCCCGATCCGGCCAGCGCACCGCCCGGCCAAGCAGCGGGCACTGGCGATGAGAGCGGCCAGATCGCCTCAACCCTCAAACACGCCGGTTTCTGGACCAGCCTCGCCTTCTTCTTTGTAGCCGGCCTCGGCCTGTCGCTGACGCCTTGCGTTTTCCCGATGATCCCCATTCTTTCCGGCATCATTGCCGGACAGGGCCACAAGAATTCCCACGCCCGCGGTTTTGCCCTCTCACTGGCCTACGTACTCGGCATGGCGGTGACCTATGCTGCCGCCGGAGTCGCCGCCGGCATGACCGGTACGCTGCTTTCCGCGGCCCTGCAAAACCCGTTGGTGCTAGGCAGCTTCGCACTGGTTTTTGTCGTCCTCTCGTTCTCGATGTTCGGCTTCTACGAACTGCAGTTGCCAACGGCGCTGCAAAGCAAGCTGTCGGAAGAATCCGGCCACCTTCAGGGGGGCGCGGCATTGGCGTTTTCCTGATGGGTGCCTTGTCAGCCCTGATCGTCGGCCCCTGCGTTGCTGCACCGCTGGCTGGCGCACTGCTCTATATCGGCCAGACCGGTGATGCCGTTTTCGGCGGCACGGCGCTGTTCGTCATGGCGCTCGGCATGGGTGCGCCGCTGATTGCAGTCGGCATTGCCGGCGGGTCCCTGCTGCCCAAAACCGGTCCCTGGATGGAAGGGGTCAAGAAGGCCTTCGGCGTACTTTTGCTGGCCACTGCCGTCTGGCTCCTCGCGCCGGTTATCCCGCCGGTTGTCAGCATGCTGGCCTGGGCGATGCTGCTCATCATCCCCGCCATCTACCTGCATGCCCTTGACCCACTGCCACCCCACGCCAAAGGTTGGCAGCGCTTCTGGAAGGGTATTGGCATTGTCATGCTGCTAACCGGTGCGGCATTGCTCATCGGCACCCTGGCGGGTGGCCGCGACCCGTTGCAACCGCTGGCCGGGTTGCGCGGCCAGGCAGTGGCTGCCCAAGAAAAGCGATTGCCGTTCGAACGGGTTGCCTCGGTTGGCGAACTTGAGACGAAAATCAAGGCCGCCGGGCGCCCGGTGATGCTCGATTTTTATGCCGACTGGTGTGTTTCGTGCAAGGAAATGGAGCGGTTTACCTTCGCCGATCCGACCGTCCAGGCAAAACTATCAGACTTCAAGCTGCTTCAGGCCGATGTCACTGCCAACTCGGAAGACGACAAGGCCTTACTCGCCAAATTCAGTCTCTTCGGCCCGCCTGGCATCATTTTCTACGATGCCGGGGGCCAGGAAATGAAATCCGTCCGCATCGTTGGTTTTCAGGATACGGCCCAGTTCTTGAAAACCCTGCAGCAACTCGGAAATAACAGCTAGATTTGTCCTGCCGGTGCGTAACGCAAGGACAAAACCGCAAACACGACACCAACCGCAGTCCCGGCCAGAACATCAATCGCCACATGCTGACAGGTGGCCATCGTAGACCATAGAATGGCCAGACAGTACGCAGCGCTCAGCCAGCGCGCCAGTCGCGGAACTCCGATAGCGGCAAACACCCGGTCAAGCCAGAAGGCTGAAAAGACGGCTGATGCCACATGCAGGGAAGGGCAGGCGTTGCCAGCCGCATCCGTATCCTTGATGAAGGCTATTGAGGGGTAGAGGCTCCAGTCGATGACGGCGGGTGGCACCCCCGTTGGCAACAACCAGAAAATACCCAGGCAGAGCAGGCACATGGCCGCCATCCATTGGCTATAGACTGCCAGCATCCGGGTATTGCCAAGCAGGGCCGGGGGCAGCGACACATAGACCCACAGCGAGGCATATACGGAGAAGGCGAGCGGCGTGAATGGAATCCATGCGTCAAGCCCGATCCGCGGCATGACCGTCGTCGCAAAGACGGGGTTGCGCAGTACCCAGAAGTATCCCCAGAAGAAAATGGCCATGAAGGCCATCGTGCCAACCGCCTTGAGCGGCCACAGGATGGCGATTCTGGATATGAGCTGCCGGATCCAGTGCGGTCTGGAAAACAGGTACATGAGAATTCGATGATTTGCGGACAGCGAAAACCCTATGGTAACAACAGATGCCCCATGCATTGAGGAATCGTCGGACTGATAGGGTAAAACCTTTGGAAAACATGGGCATTCAGCTAAAATTGGCAGGCTATGGAATCCATTGGCCTGATTCGTGATTTTCTCCAGGACCGTCTCGCCGTCGAGCCGGGCAATGTCGTTCCCGGCGCGGCCCTGGCGGAGCTTGGCGTCGACTCGCTGATGATGCTCGAATTGATGTTCGAATTCGAGGACCGCTACGGCATCAAGCTCTCCCGCGACCTGAAAACTCCCCGGACCGTTGGCGAGATGGTGACGCTGATGGACGGCCTGATCGCCAAGTCGAAGAGCTGAGCCATGAGCCAGCGACGGGTGGCGATTACTGGCCTCGGGCTGGTCAGTCCTTATGGCGGCGACCTCACTGATTTCTTCACACGCCTGTGTGCCGGCGAATCGGCCGTCGGCTACCTGCTGACCGACGACGTGCCGCGGCCGCTGTCGATGCCTTTCGTCACGTGTCCCGGTTTCGACCCCGATACCGTGCTCGGCAAACCGCAGGCCAGCATGATGGACCGTTTCGCACAGTTCGGCTTGGCTGCCGCCTTCAACGCCTGGGATGATGCCGACCTGTCGCGTCAGCCCGGCGACGAATGCCGTAGCGACTGGGGTGTGGCCTGGGGCACCGCACTCGGCGGCACGATGGCCTATGAGAAAGGCTACCGCGAACTCTGGCAGCGCGGCCGCGAAAGACTGTCGCCACTGACCGTCGTTCTCGGCATGAACAATGGCGCCAACGCCCATATGTCGATCCAGTTTGGCCTGGGCGGCGTCAGCATGAGCCACACCGTAGCCTGCGCCTCATCGGCCATTGCCATTGGCGAAGCCTTCCGCCGCGTCCGCAGCGGCGAAGCAACGGTGATGCTGACGGGCGGCTCGGATGTACCGCAGGCTTATGGCGTTGCCCGCGCCTGGGAAGCCTTGCGTGTCATGGCGCCGGGCAACAGCGAAACGTCGCCATCGGCCTGCCGGCCGTTCTCGGCTGATCGGCGGGGCCTGGTTCTCGGCGAGGGCGGGGCGGCACTGGTCCTCGAAGACTGGGATCATGCCACCGCCCGCGGTGCTCGCATCCACGGGGAGATCGTCGGCTACGGCACGACCTGCGACCATACCCATCTGGTCCGCCCGGAAGCCGACGGGCAGATTCGCGCCATCCGGCTAACCCTGGCCGATGCCGGACTGGAGGCCAGCGATATTGATTACGTCAACGCCCACGGCACGGCAACCGCCGAAGGGGACCCGGTCGAAATAGCGGCACTCAAGGCGGTTTTCGGTGACCGCGCTGCAACACTAGCCGTCAGCGCCACCAAATCGATGCACGGGCATCTGCTCGGTGCTTCGGCCGCCATCGAAGCCATCGTCACAGTGCTCGCCCTGCGCCAGCAGAGCATCCCGCCCACCGCCCATCTCGACCAGCTCGACCCGGCCTGTGCCGGGGTTGACCATGTCACCGCAGCACGGCACAGCCAGCCCCTGCGCGCCGCACTCTCCAATTCCTTCGCTTTCGGTGGCAGCAACGCGGTCCTCGCGTTCCGTGCTGTCAACGAGTAACCCCAACGGATGCCCCGCCATGTCTGACGCCATTTCTCCCGAAATCATCGAAGCCCTGTTGCCGGAAGTTGCCGAATTGATCGTTTCGGCGCTCAATCTCGACATGCCCGCCGCCGAAATCGAACCGGATGCCCCGCTGTTCGGCGAAGGCCTCGGCCTCGACTCGATTGACGTGCTCGAAATCGCCCTGGTCATTTCAAAAAAATACGGTTTCCAGCTTAAATCCGACAACGAGGACAACCTGCGCATCTTCTCCTCGCTGCGCGCCCTGTCCGGGCACATCGCCAGCCAGCGGACCAAATGACCCTTTCCCCGGCCCCGCTGCTGCGCGGCCTGGCCGTGGTCGTCTTTATCACCATCTGGGCTGTCCTTGCCCATATCAGCAGCGCCGGCGAAGGCACGCCCGATCTCTCGGTCATGATCGCCCTGGCCCCGATCCTTGCAGCACTCAGCCTGCTCCTCTGGCGCAACCACCATCCACTGCGGACTGGTGCCGCTGTGGTCGTCCTGCTCGGTTGCCTGGCCTGGCTGTGGCCCATCTTGCGCAATAACATTGCGCTGCTTTTTTTCATCCAGCACATCGGCACCAATCTGGCGCTCGCCACCCTGTTCGGGCGCAGCCTGCTTGGCGATGGTGAAGCCCTCATCACCCAACTAGCGCGTGCCGTCCACGATGGTGATCTGTCCGAACTTAAACGCCGCCACACCCGTCAGGCGACCCTGGCCTGGACGCTGTTTTTCCTGACCAATGCACTGATCTCGGCAATCCTCTGGCTATTTGCCCCAGCCACCGTTTGGTCGGTTTTCGCCAACCTGCTGTCGGCACCCCTGCTTGCCGCCATGTTCATCGGCGAACACCTCTGGCGGCTGCAGGTGCTACCGCCGGAAGAGCGACCGAGCTTCGCTCAGGTCATCGGTGCCTACCGCATGCGCAACAAGCTGCGCGACGCGGAGGCACGGATCGATACGCCCAGTCAGCCGGCCAATCCATTATGACGGGCATCCCCCTGTTCGCCCACAGCAATCTCGATGCTGTCTTTGCCTGGAACACCGATGGACCAGTCAGCGTTGGCGACTATCTCGCCGATGTTCGCTGGCTAAGCGAACAGTTGCCGGCAGCAGGGCATCTGCTCAACCTTTGTCATGACCGTTACCGCTTCGCCGTCGGCTTTGCCGCTGGCCTGCTTCGCGGCATGACCAGCCTGCAGCCATCATCCCAATCGGCCGAAACATTCACCCGACTGCAGGCAGAACACCCGGATCTGGTCTGTCTCTGTGACGGCCCCTCCGAGACGCTGGGCTTGCCACGCATCGACTTTCCGGCGATTCCGACTCTCCGGGTCAGGCCCCAAACTTCGCTGACTGGGGACCTCACCATCCCGCAGATTTCAGCCGACCACCTCGCCGCCATTCTGTTCACCTCAGGTTCAACCGGCCTCCCGCAGGCGCAGCGCAAAACCTGGGGAAAACTGGTCGCCAACGGCTGCGCCGAAGCCATTGCCCTCGGCCTTGATCGCCAGCCACACGCCATCGTCGGCACGGTACCCGTTCAGCACAGTTACGGCTTCGAATCGACCTTTCTGCTCGCCCTCCATGGCGGCTGTGCCTTCTGGTCCGGCAAGCCGTTCTATCCCCAGGATATCGCCAGCGCCCTGGATGCCGTGCCACAGCCCCGCCTGCTAGTGACAACGCCGTTTCACCTGTCGGCACTACTCTCCGCGGGCATCGATCTGCCGCCGGTCGACAAGCTGCTTTCTGCCACAGCGGCACTCTCCACCGCACTGGCCAGCGAAGCCGAAAGGCGAACCGGCGCGCCCATGCTGGAAATTTACGGGTCGACCGAATCGGGCCAGCTCGCCACCCGGCGGACCACCGAGGGCGCTGCCTGGACGCTGCTGCCGGGCGTCCGCCTGAGGCAGGATGGCGATGAAACAATCGCCTGCGATGGCCATGTCGAAGGCTGCGTCGCACTGTCCGACCTGATCGAACTCCTGCCTGACCGGCGCTTCCTGCTGCACGGTCGCCAAGCCGACCTCATCAACATCGCCGGCAAGCGAACCTCGCTGGCCTATCTGAATCATCAACTTGGCGCCATTCCGGGCGTCGTCGATGGCGCCTTCTTCCTGCCCGACGACGAAGATCCGGACGGCATCACCCGCCTCACCGCCTTCGTCGTCGCCCCCGACCTCAGCGCCCGACAAGTCACTCTCGCACTGCGCCAGCGCATCGATGCGCTTTTCCTGCCCCGGCCGCTGGTCCTCGTCGATACACTGCCCCGCAACAGTACGGGCAAGCTGCCGCGCAGCGAACTGCAGGCGCTCTATGCCGACAAGGTCAGCCATGACGGGCGCTGAATACGACTGGACCGTTCCGGCCGATCATCCGGCCTTTGCCGGCCACTTTCCCGGCCGGCCCATCGTGCCGGGCGTCGTACTGCTGGACCGCGCCATCCTGTTTGCCGAAGCGATGCTCGGCACGAGCGGGTTGAACTGGCAGGTCGGCAATGCCAAGTTTTTCAGCCCCGTCGGACCAGAGGAAGCGCTCACTTTCGCTTTATCGACGAGCCCAAGAGGGGCAATCGCCTTCACCGTGCGGACGGGCGAGCGCGATATTGCCTCCGGCAGCCTGACCCGTGCCGTGCCATGAGCGAAAAAGACCCAACTGACGCCGACTGGATGCGCCAGCAGGAACGCAGCAATCTCGCCATCCTCAAGCTCATGGTGTGGATTTCGCTAACCTTCGGCCGGCGCATCGGCCGCGTCGTCCTCTATGGCATAGCTGCCTACTACGTGCTGTTTGCGCCGCGCGCCCGGCGCTTCAGCCGGAACTACCTGAACCTTGCGCTCGGCCGCTGGTCGCAGTGGTCTGACGGTTTTCAGCATATATTTTCGTTCGCCAGCACGATTCACGACCGGATTTACCTGCTCAACGACCGTTTCGAACTGTTCGACATCGAAATCATCGGTAGCGCGGCCGTTCAGAAGGCCGCCGAAGAACACCCGGGCGCTTTGCTGCTCGGTGCCCACCTCGGCAGTTTCGAGGTTCTCCGGGCGGTCGGGCGAGGGCAGCGGGGGCTACGTATCGCGATGATGATGTACGAGGAAAATGCCCGCATGATCAATGCCACACTCGAAGCGATCAATCCGGCGGCAAGCCAGGACATCATCCCGCTCGGTCGCATGGATTCGATGCTGCAGGCCCGCGACCGGCTCGATGAGGGCTATCTGGTCGGCATGCTCGCCGACCGCGGACTGGGCGACGATGCGACGATGGACTGCCATTTTCTCGGCAAACCGGCGCCGTTTCCGCTCGGCCCCTTCCGCATGGCCGCCATGCTGCGCCGTCCCGTCTTTTTCATGACCGGCCTGTATCTGGGTGGCAACCGCTACCAGCTGCATTTCGAACCGCTCGCCGATTTCTCGCAGACCTCCCGCGAAGAGCGCGATACCGCGATTCATGCCGCCATGCAGGGCTACGCCGACAAACTGACGCATTATTGTCAGCGCGCCCCCTACAACTGGTTCAATTTCTTCGATTTCTGGCAGAAAAAATGATCAAACGTCTCCTCGGCGGCCTCTTTTTGCTGGCCCTCGCCCTGCCTGCCACAGCCGCCTTCGATGTCGGCCAGCTGATGACCGACCTGGCGCGAAACAAAGGGGGGAAGGCCAGATTCATCGAGAAAAAATACATCTCGCTGCTCGACAAGCCTGTCGTGTCATCCGGGGAAATGAGCTACACGGCGCCCGATCGCCTGGAAAAACGGACCCTGCTGCCCAAAGTGGAAACACTGCTGCTCGACAAAGACATGCTGTCAATCGAGCGTGAAAAGCAGAAATTGACTATCAATCTCGCCAACCAGCCCGAGGCGCTGGCTTTCGTCGACAGCATCCGGGGCACCCTATCCGGTAACCGTGCGGCACTCGAGAAAAATTACGCCCTTCATTTATCGGGTAATTCAGACAAGTGGGTGCTTACTCTGTTGCCCAGTGACCAGAAAATCGCGACGCTGGTCCTGCGCATCACGGTGAGCGGCAACAAGGGCCTGATCCGCAGCATCGAGTACCTGCAGGCCGACGGCGACCGTTCCTTGCTCACCATGGAAGCCATCGAGATCAAATGAGCCGGCCGGCCATCCGCGCTTTTCTGTTCTGGCTGCTGGCCATGGCAGCCGGGTCGGTCATCGTCTGGAACAGCCGCTTTTCGGCCGACATGTCCTTCTTCCTCCCGGCCAGGCCGAGCGCCGAGCAACAGGTGCTGGTCGACCAGTTGAAAGAGGGGGTTGTCTCGCGCCTCCTGATGGTGGCTATCGAAGGTGGTGAGGCTGCCCAGCGCGCCGCCGTTTCACGCCAGTTGCGCAGTCGACTGGCGAAGATGTCCGAATTTGTAGCGGTCCAGAACGGTGAAGCCGGCAGCCTCGATGCCGACCGCGACTTCCTGTTCCGCCACCGCTACCTGCTCAGCCCGGCCGTGACGCCAGAACGCTTCACGGTCGATGGCCTGCGCGACAGCATCGCCAGCAGCGTCGATCTCCTCGCTTCACCGGCTGGCATGATGATAAAACCGCTGCTGCCGCGCGATCCGACCGGCGAAATGATCGAGCTGCTCTCCGGCCTCAACGCCGGCGCCCAACCGAATGCACGTGAAGGCGTCTGGGCCTCGCGTGACGGCGATCGGGCGATGCTCCTGATCCAGACGGCCGCTCTCGGCTCCGATACCGACGGGCAGGAGCAGGCCATCGCGACGATCCACCAGCAATTTGCTCAAAGCGCCCAGGAGGCCGGCTTCAGCGAGGCCGGCATGCGGCTTTCCGGACCCGGCCTCTTTGCCGTGAAATCGCGGGAAACGATCAAGAGCGAAGTCAGCCGCCTTTCGTTGATCAGCACTCTGGCCATCATC
The DNA window shown above is from Dechloromonas sp. HYN0024 and carries:
- a CDS encoding hybrid sensor histidine kinase/response regulator; this translates as MATADAIAAEQIKAFFRETNAQNLAGIVILCLLALLVESLVPWWTWGPALALAGGVTVWRARGIVAYHRAPSSRTSAQWGLGQTLGAALNGTAWGFANTAMTAHLPLPYQFFILTVAAISASAAASEGFAYFRPSRAFICTSLIPLALWYLLAGDQLHLILGLMLGIFVPVLLWQGGKRHAAFNESLHLRFKNEFLARELAHQRQIAEEAGKAKAKFLASASHDLRQPVQAIALFQELLRPEMTLTAKGEEYFAKAQQAVGAVSGLLSALLDVSRLDASTLKPQHAVLSVGDLLNDLQREYGPLAERKGLELRVVGCRLCVDTDAMLLGRILRNFLSNALQYTPTGKVLIGCRRRGQNLHIEVWDTGIGISEADQDNIFEEFVQVGNQHRDRQQGLGLGLAIVDRAARLLDAEVSVRSVPKRGSCFAISLPISDAAPSKRPLRTSADGISPYDLDNRRIVVVENETLIRDGLHSLLENWGCAVISGDSGASVLAQIEELGVEVDAIISDFGLSETESGIDVVGYLRAHLGPNLPALLMTGDTSEGAMQAAAESGLVLLHKPVRPWRLRQTLCALLSGTGKDSAG
- a CDS encoding ABC transporter permease; the encoded protein is MSRTFAEPGFFPVWRRNFLVWRKLALPSILGNLADPLIYMLGLGYGLGAMLPSIEGQPYIAFLAAGSVCASTMNAATFEALYSAFSRMHVQKTWEAILNTPLGLADVVAGELFWAATKSLFSGAAILVVITAMGLTHGPLMLWALPAIVLTGLAFAALGLIWNALAPSYDFFMYYFTLFITPMTLISGVFFPTDQLPAWLAMIGAWLPLAQGVALVRPLLAGQVPANALIHVLALLVTAAIAFSIALHLTRRRLLK
- the cutA gene encoding divalent-cation tolerance protein CutA, producing MEPLLVITNCPDEQSANAIALATVDEGLAACVNILPRIQSVYRWQGKVESATEVPLFFKSTAANYPALEARIRQLHPYELPEIIALPVSHGLPAYLNWMAAETIQ
- a CDS encoding phosphatase PAP2 family protein; protein product: MYLFSRPHWIRQLISRIAILWPLKAVGTMAFMAIFFWGYFWVLRNPVFATTVMPRIGLDAWIPFTPLAFSVYASLWVYVSLPPALLGNTRMLAVYSQWMAAMCLLCLGIFWLLPTGVPPAVIDWSLYPSIAFIKDTDAAGNACPSLHVASAVFSAFWLDRVFAAIGVPRLARWLSAAYCLAILWSTMATCQHVAIDVLAGTAVGVVFAVLSLRYAPAGQI
- a CDS encoding acyl carrier protein; the encoded protein is MESIGLIRDFLQDRLAVEPGNVVPGAALAELGVDSLMMLELMFEFEDRYGIKLSRDLKTPRTVGEMVTLMDGLIAKSKS
- a CDS encoding beta-ketoacyl synthase, producing MSQRRVAITGLGLVSPYGGDLTDFFTRLCAGESAVGYLLTDDVPRPLSMPFVTCPGFDPDTVLGKPQASMMDRFAQFGLAAAFNAWDDADLSRQPGDECRSDWGVAWGTALGGTMAYEKGYRELWQRGRERLSPLTVVLGMNNGANAHMSIQFGLGGVSMSHTVACASSAIAIGEAFRRVRSGEATVMLTGGSDVPQAYGVARAWEALRVMAPGNSETSPSACRPFSADRRGLVLGEGGAALVLEDWDHATARGARIHGEIVGYGTTCDHTHLVRPEADGQIRAIRLTLADAGLEASDIDYVNAHGTATAEGDPVEIAALKAVFGDRAATLAVSATKSMHGHLLGASAAIEAIVTVLALRQQSIPPTAHLDQLDPACAGVDHVTAARHSQPLRAALSNSFAFGGSNAVLAFRAVNE
- a CDS encoding phosphopantetheine-binding protein; the protein is MSDAISPEIIEALLPEVAELIVSALNLDMPAAEIEPDAPLFGEGLGLDSIDVLEIALVISKKYGFQLKSDNEDNLRIFSSLRALSGHIASQRTK
- a CDS encoding AMP-binding protein; amino-acid sequence: MTGIPLFAHSNLDAVFAWNTDGPVSVGDYLADVRWLSEQLPAAGHLLNLCHDRYRFAVGFAAGLLRGMTSLQPSSQSAETFTRLQAEHPDLVCLCDGPSETLGLPRIDFPAIPTLRVRPQTSLTGDLTIPQISADHLAAILFTSGSTGLPQAQRKTWGKLVANGCAEAIALGLDRQPHAIVGTVPVQHSYGFESTFLLALHGGCAFWSGKPFYPQDIASALDAVPQPRLLVTTPFHLSALLSAGIDLPPVDKLLSATAALSTALASEAERRTGAPMLEIYGSTESGQLATRRTTEGAAWTLLPGVRLRQDGDETIACDGHVEGCVALSDLIELLPDRRFLLHGRQADLINIAGKRTSLAYLNHQLGAIPGVVDGAFFLPDDEDPDGITRLTAFVVAPDLSARQVTLALRQRIDALFLPRPLVLVDTLPRNSTGKLPRSELQALYADKVSHDGR
- a CDS encoding acyl-CoA synthetase — translated: MSEKDPTDADWMRQQERSNLAILKLMVWISLTFGRRIGRVVLYGIAAYYVLFAPRARRFSRNYLNLALGRWSQWSDGFQHIFSFASTIHDRIYLLNDRFELFDIEIIGSAAVQKAAEEHPGALLLGAHLGSFEVLRAVGRGQRGLRIAMMMYEENARMINATLEAINPAASQDIIPLGRMDSMLQARDRLDEGYLVGMLADRGLGDDATMDCHFLGKPAPFPLGPFRMAAMLRRPVFFMTGLYLGGNRYQLHFEPLADFSQTSREERDTAIHAAMQGYADKLTHYCQRAPYNWFNFFDFWQKK
- a CDS encoding LolA-related protein, with amino-acid sequence MIKRLLGGLFLLALALPATAAFDVGQLMTDLARNKGGKARFIEKKYISLLDKPVVSSGEMSYTAPDRLEKRTLLPKVETLLLDKDMLSIEREKQKLTINLANQPEALAFVDSIRGTLSGNRAALEKNYALHLSGNSDKWVLTLLPSDQKIATLVLRITVSGNKGLIRSIEYLQADGDRSLLTMEAIEIK